A genomic segment from Roseibium algicola encodes:
- the acuI gene encoding acryloyl-CoA reductase, whose protein sequence is MTFKALIVDKDEDGKTHASIENIDVSRLPEADVTVAVEYSTLNYKDGLCLGPGGGLVRNYPHVPGIDFAGTVEESSDDWYKPGDKVVLTGWRVGEAWWGGYAQKARVKGEWLVPLPEGLTTRNAMAIGTAGFTAMLAVMALEEHGLKPESGPVLVTGAAGGVGSVATAILANLGYEVAAVTGRESTWDYLKSLGAARVVPRDDVAETVKRPLESETWAGCIDAVGGPMLARVLGQMKYGASVAAVGLAGGANLPATVIPFLLRGVNLLGIDSVMKPYDGRLKAWERLAKDLPMDKLEAMIHPATLEDLPALGADILKGQVKGRVVVDVNA, encoded by the coding sequence ATGACCTTCAAGGCACTGATTGTCGACAAGGACGAAGACGGCAAAACCCACGCCTCGATTGAGAACATCGACGTGAGCCGGTTGCCGGAAGCCGATGTCACCGTTGCCGTCGAATATTCCACGCTCAACTACAAGGACGGCCTGTGCCTTGGCCCGGGAGGGGGACTGGTTCGAAACTATCCGCATGTGCCCGGCATCGACTTTGCCGGAACCGTCGAAGAAAGCTCCGACGACTGGTACAAGCCGGGCGACAAGGTGGTGCTGACCGGCTGGCGCGTCGGCGAAGCCTGGTGGGGCGGCTACGCCCAGAAGGCACGGGTAAAGGGCGAGTGGCTCGTCCCATTGCCGGAAGGCCTGACCACGCGCAACGCCATGGCCATCGGCACAGCCGGCTTCACGGCCATGCTTGCGGTCATGGCGCTTGAGGAGCACGGGTTGAAGCCTGAAAGCGGGCCGGTGCTGGTCACCGGTGCCGCTGGCGGCGTCGGCTCCGTCGCAACCGCCATTCTGGCCAATCTCGGCTACGAGGTTGCCGCCGTCACCGGACGCGAGAGCACCTGGGATTATCTGAAGTCTCTTGGCGCCGCCCGCGTGGTGCCCCGCGATGACGTTGCCGAAACGGTCAAGCGCCCCCTCGAAAGCGAAACCTGGGCGGGCTGTATCGATGCTGTCGGCGGTCCGATGCTCGCACGGGTTCTCGGCCAGATGAAATACGGCGCATCCGTTGCAGCCGTCGGCCTTGCAGGCGGCGCCAATCTGCCGGCAACCGTCATCCCGTTCCTGCTGCGCGGCGTCAACCTGCTGGGCATCGACAGCGTTATGAAGCCTTATGACGGCCGCCTGAAAGCCTGGGAACGGCTGGCGAAAGACCTGCCGATGGACAAGCTGGAAGCGATGATCCACCCGGCGACCCTTGAAGACCTGCCGGCGCTTGGTGCCGACATCCTGAAAGGCCAGGTCAAGGGCCGTGTCGTCGTCGACGTGAATGCCTGA
- the rpmI gene encoding 50S ribosomal protein L35: MPKLKTKSGAKKRFKVTATGKVKTAQAGKRHGMIKRTNKFIRNARGTTTLSDQDAKIVKQFLPYA; the protein is encoded by the coding sequence ATGCCCAAGCTGAAAACGAAGTCCGGCGCCAAAAAGCGCTTTAAAGTGACCGCGACCGGCAAGGTGAAGACCGCGCAGGCCGGCAAGCGTCATGGCATGATCAAGCGCACGAACAAGTTCATCCGCAACGCCCGTGGCACCACCACGCTGAGCGACCAGGATGCAAAGATCGTGAAGCAGTTCCTGCCCTACGCATAA
- a CDS encoding alanine/glycine:cation symporter family protein — protein MQLVEAFFALIGDLTWGWALIPFLVVIGIFFTVVTGFVQLRFFLRMFRVLSSKNQSGDPNAISAREALLLSVGGRVGGGNIAGVAVAITLGGPGAVFWMWAVALVGMATSLIECSLAQLYKRSTGDGTYRGGPARTIIHGLGADYRWLAVLYALCLMASFAFGFNAFQGNTVAGAAEESLGIGRLWTGIGLTVLTGLIVFGGIHRIAKAADVIVPIMAVGYIGMALVIILLNITEVPGVIYSIVLNAFGLEEVVGGGMGAALAQGLRRGLFSNEAGLGSAPNVAATAEVRHPISQGITQSFSVFIDTMIICTCTALIILLGDVYAPGAEGVDGVVLTQQSLASHLGGWTSYFLTGAVLLFAFSSIIYNYYLGENALSSMTSSTMALHVLRVAVMGVVFLGATAPNATSVFFFSDPLMGVLAVVNLLALMMLFPTAKRILDDFKSQLREGVARPVLNPDNFADLDIDRSAWTGKAPD, from the coding sequence ATGCAGCTTGTCGAGGCGTTCTTCGCCCTAATCGGCGACCTGACCTGGGGGTGGGCACTCATCCCGTTTCTCGTCGTCATTGGCATCTTCTTCACGGTCGTTACCGGTTTCGTTCAGCTACGCTTCTTCCTGCGTATGTTCCGCGTATTGTCTTCCAAGAACCAGTCGGGTGATCCCAACGCCATCTCTGCCCGCGAAGCCCTGCTTCTGTCAGTCGGCGGCCGGGTTGGTGGCGGCAATATCGCCGGCGTCGCCGTGGCAATCACGCTCGGTGGTCCCGGTGCGGTCTTCTGGATGTGGGCCGTTGCCCTTGTCGGCATGGCAACCAGCCTGATCGAGTGTTCGCTCGCCCAACTCTACAAGCGCTCCACGGGTGACGGTACCTATCGTGGCGGACCCGCCCGCACCATCATCCATGGCCTAGGCGCCGATTACCGCTGGCTTGCGGTGCTTTATGCACTCTGCCTCATGGCCTCCTTCGCCTTCGGCTTCAACGCCTTCCAGGGCAACACCGTGGCGGGCGCCGCGGAAGAAAGCCTCGGCATCGGCCGTCTGTGGACGGGCATAGGCCTGACTGTGCTGACCGGCCTGATCGTCTTTGGCGGCATCCACCGCATTGCAAAGGCAGCGGATGTCATCGTGCCGATCATGGCCGTCGGCTATATCGGCATGGCACTGGTGATCATCCTTCTCAACATCACCGAGGTGCCCGGCGTCATCTATTCCATCGTTCTCAACGCATTCGGGCTGGAAGAGGTGGTCGGCGGCGGCATGGGCGCAGCCCTTGCGCAAGGCCTGCGCCGCGGGCTGTTCTCCAACGAGGCCGGCCTCGGCTCGGCTCCCAACGTTGCCGCCACGGCGGAAGTCCGGCACCCGATCAGCCAGGGCATCACCCAGTCCTTTTCGGTCTTCATCGACACGATGATCATCTGCACCTGTACGGCGCTGATCATCCTGCTCGGCGATGTCTATGCGCCGGGTGCAGAAGGCGTTGACGGCGTCGTCCTGACCCAGCAATCGCTTGCCTCCCACCTCGGTGGCTGGACGAGCTATTTCCTGACCGGCGCAGTGCTGCTCTTCGCGTTCAGCTCCATCATCTACAACTACTACCTCGGCGAAAACGCCCTCAGTTCGATGACATCCAGCACCATGGCCCTGCACGTTCTCAGGGTCGCCGTGATGGGCGTCGTGTTCCTGGGGGCGACGGCACCGAATGCAACCTCGGTGTTCTTCTTCTCCGATCCGCTGATGGGCGTCCTGGCTGTCGTCAACCTACTGGCTCTGATGATGCTGTTCCCGACGGCAAAGCGGATCCTGGACGACTTCAAGAGCCAGCTTCGGGAAGGTGTCGCCCGACCGGTGCTGAACCCTGACAACTTCGCGGATCTCGACATCGACCGCAGCGCCTGGACCGGCAAGGCGCCGGACTGA
- a CDS encoding FadR/GntR family transcriptional regulator, producing MAIEFNTIQKEGLSVQIANAIRNAILEGRLAGEERLPSEADLAERFGVSRSTVREALKRLAAQNLIRSERGSSGGAFVNRMTWAEAQDNLMTTTRLLIGMNDIPLEDAIEARFALEAAALPLAAEKRTDDQLAELAREISRQRNRDTSDEDFCASDVAFHSAVARATDNPILVFQLSAAFEAMQPLMNMLVYRLRDRERIADLHQALADALAARDSAGAAQHLDALSAYTRELAAQRRKPRSA from the coding sequence TTGGCGATTGAATTCAACACGATTCAAAAAGAGGGCCTTTCGGTCCAGATCGCCAATGCCATCCGCAATGCCATTCTCGAAGGTCGCCTTGCCGGTGAGGAGCGCCTGCCGAGCGAAGCCGATCTGGCGGAGCGCTTCGGTGTGTCGCGGTCGACTGTTCGCGAGGCCTTGAAACGGCTTGCCGCCCAGAACCTTATCCGCAGCGAGCGGGGTTCTTCCGGTGGGGCTTTCGTCAATCGCATGACCTGGGCCGAAGCTCAGGACAACCTGATGACGACCACGCGGCTCCTGATCGGCATGAACGACATTCCACTGGAAGACGCCATCGAGGCCCGCTTTGCGCTGGAAGCTGCCGCGCTGCCCCTGGCGGCGGAAAAACGCACCGACGACCAGCTGGCCGAACTTGCACGCGAAATTTCCCGGCAGAGAAACCGTGACACAAGCGACGAGGACTTTTGCGCGTCGGACGTCGCCTTTCATTCGGCCGTGGCGCGGGCAACGGACAACCCGATCCTGGTTTTCCAGTTGTCGGCCGCCTTCGAGGCGATGCAGCCACTCATGAACATGCTGGTCTACCGCCTGCGCGACCGCGAACGGATCGCCGACCTGCATCAGGCCCTGGCCGATGCGCTGGCCGCGCGCGACAGCGCCGGTGCCGCTCAGCATCTGGACGCCCTGTCGGCCTATACGCGGGAACTGGCGGCGCAAAGGCGCAAGCCGCGCAGCGCATAA
- a CDS encoding DUF1326 domain-containing protein: MSGWAIRGELILNCNCTVFCPCVVSLGKHPPTEGYCQAWAGVRIDEGHYEGEDLSGLNVGLVLEIPGLMARGNWKAAAYIDERASEAAYDGLIKIFSGQAKGTTGLFRVLVSEFLGAERAPVSYTNEGKKRRLIVGKAIKGEVEPVRGANPDEDIVVKNTEYWMGSDITVATATQGRVRAYGRVWDFDGRSAEICQIDWSGPAAEAAA, from the coding sequence ATGTCCGGCTGGGCCATCAGAGGAGAACTGATCCTCAACTGCAATTGCACCGTCTTCTGCCCCTGCGTGGTGTCGCTCGGCAAGCACCCGCCCACAGAGGGTTACTGCCAGGCCTGGGCGGGTGTGCGCATTGACGAAGGCCACTATGAGGGCGAGGACCTCTCCGGCCTCAATGTCGGCCTCGTCCTGGAAATTCCGGGCCTGATGGCCCGCGGCAACTGGAAGGCCGCCGCCTATATCGACGAGCGCGCCAGCGAAGCGGCCTATGACGGATTGATCAAGATCTTCTCCGGCCAGGCCAAGGGCACCACCGGCCTGTTCCGGGTTTTGGTCAGCGAGTTTCTGGGCGCCGAACGTGCCCCCGTATCCTACACCAACGAAGGCAAGAAACGCCGCCTGATCGTCGGCAAGGCGATCAAGGGCGAGGTGGAGCCTGTGCGCGGCGCCAATCCGGACGAGGATATCGTCGTCAAGAACACCGAATACTGGATGGGTTCGGACATCACGGTCGCCACCGCCACGCAAGGCCGCGTGCGCGCTTACGGCAGGGTCTGGGATTTTGACGGCAGAAGTGCTGAAATCTGCCAGATCGACTGGTCCGGCCCGGCGGCGGAAGCCGCCGCCTGA
- the rplT gene encoding 50S ribosomal protein L20: MSRVKRGVTAHARHKKVIKAAKGYYGRRKNTIRVAKQAVEKAGQYAYRDRKAKKRNFRSLWIQRINAATRQHGMTYGRFIDGLNKAGIEVDRKVLSDLAINQPDAFKALVDQAQGALAA, encoded by the coding sequence ATGTCACGCGTCAAACGGGGCGTTACCGCCCACGCTCGCCACAAAAAAGTAATCAAGGCAGCAAAAGGCTATTACGGCCGCCGCAAGAATACCATCCGCGTTGCCAAGCAGGCCGTCGAGAAAGCCGGCCAGTACGCTTATCGCGACCGCAAGGCCAAGAAGCGCAACTTCCGTTCGCTCTGGATCCAGCGCATTAATGCGGCAACCCGCCAGCACGGCATGACCTATGGCCGCTTCATCGACGGTCTGAACAAGGCCGGCATCGAAGTCGACCGCAAGGTTCTGTCCGACCTCGCCATCAACCAGCCGGATGCCTTCAAGGCCCTGGTTGATCAGGCTCAGGGCGCCCTGGCCGCTTAA
- a CDS encoding multicopper oxidase family protein, with protein MPGFSRREILLGGAGALTAFAAGGLGARQALAAEHSLTLSRLNHSVLPETVTADMMSFSPSGPPPVLRFRKGQTTTIDVKNALDEASVVHWHGLRIANNMDGVPYLTQYPIEAGNAFRYEFTPPDAGTFWYHPHCNTLEQIARGMTGVIVVEDEEDAGFDSDLPLNIRDFRLGGDGQFIAFYKPRNAARGGTLGTVSTVNWQPQPVYELAAGSLVRLRLAVTDLTRVGRYTVSGAEALVIAIDSNPLPQPVAMDEIVLAPGQRADVALRVPDSEDEVATLVLKKPNGDKVLATFQPKGATAGRDLRELKPLKPNPVPQADLANAEVLDFVFGWSPGGDAPQASICGSLGYTFWSINRVAWGGDVPGPFDPLATMRHGKSYILRFRNESPNDHPIHLHGMSFQLLRSNKRKLPPLVTDTALLLEEETMEVALVADNPGDWAFHCHVIEHQKTGLAGFLRVEA; from the coding sequence ATGCCCGGATTTTCGAGGCGGGAGATCCTGCTTGGCGGCGCCGGCGCGCTGACGGCGTTTGCAGCCGGTGGACTTGGTGCCAGGCAGGCACTGGCCGCCGAGCACAGCCTGACCCTTTCAAGGCTCAATCATTCGGTGCTGCCGGAAACGGTCACGGCTGACATGATGAGCTTCAGCCCCAGTGGTCCGCCACCGGTGCTGCGGTTCCGCAAGGGACAGACCACCACGATCGACGTGAAGAACGCGCTTGATGAAGCGTCGGTGGTGCATTGGCACGGGCTCAGGATCGCCAACAACATGGATGGCGTACCCTATCTGACGCAATATCCGATTGAGGCGGGAAACGCGTTCCGCTACGAGTTCACGCCGCCTGACGCCGGCACCTTCTGGTACCACCCGCATTGCAACACGCTGGAACAGATCGCCCGGGGAATGACCGGGGTGATCGTGGTGGAAGACGAGGAAGATGCCGGCTTCGACAGCGACCTGCCACTGAACATTCGTGATTTCCGGCTTGGGGGCGACGGCCAGTTCATTGCCTTCTACAAGCCTCGCAATGCCGCGCGAGGCGGCACGCTCGGAACCGTTTCGACAGTCAACTGGCAACCACAACCCGTTTATGAACTTGCCGCGGGGTCTCTCGTGCGTCTGCGTCTGGCTGTCACCGATCTCACAAGGGTCGGCAGATATACAGTTTCGGGTGCCGAGGCGCTGGTGATCGCAATCGACAGCAACCCGTTGCCGCAGCCGGTGGCGATGGACGAAATCGTGCTTGCGCCCGGCCAGCGGGCTGATGTTGCCCTGCGTGTGCCGGACAGTGAAGACGAGGTCGCCACGCTTGTTCTGAAAAAGCCGAATGGCGACAAGGTGCTGGCGACGTTCCAGCCCAAGGGTGCGACAGCCGGCAGGGACCTGCGCGAACTGAAGCCGCTCAAGCCGAACCCTGTGCCACAGGCAGACCTTGCCAATGCCGAGGTTCTGGATTTCGTGTTCGGTTGGTCTCCGGGCGGGGATGCGCCGCAGGCCAGCATTTGTGGTTCGCTCGGCTATACCTTCTGGTCGATCAACCGGGTGGCCTGGGGCGGGGATGTGCCGGGGCCATTCGATCCGCTGGCGACCATGCGGCACGGCAAGTCCTACATCCTGCGCTTCCGAAACGAATCACCGAACGATCATCCGATCCATCTGCACGGCATGTCGTTCCAGTTGCTGCGGTCGAACAAGCGCAAGCTGCCGCCGCTGGTGACGGATACCGCGCTGCTTCTGGAAGAAGAAACCATGGAAGTGGCCCTGGTTGCCGACAACCCGGGCGACTGGGCATTCCATTGTCATGTGATCGAACACCAGAAAACCGGCCTGGCCGGTTTCCTGCGTGTAGAAGCCTGA
- a CDS encoding 3'-5' exonuclease: protein MHHVIIYDCEYLTAPGAMSRQWCGPLDPDPNVAQIGAVKLSLGGGYDILDTFNVLIKPRDRFGRHPNVDPFFTELTGITQADIDREGLAHAEALEKFAAFAEGANFWSWGKDELTLLAISSYIEGLTPPIPARRFGNAIGLILNAGTPVEDMGKMTSGRLAEYFGLKTPDGRQHDALDDAMSVAVSLQHLLRSEKLTAEDFALPLAVRLPELSEHRSA from the coding sequence ATGCATCACGTGATCATTTACGACTGCGAATATCTGACCGCGCCCGGCGCCATGAGCCGGCAATGGTGCGGCCCGCTGGATCCGGATCCGAATGTCGCCCAGATTGGCGCGGTGAAACTCTCGCTCGGGGGCGGTTATGACATTCTCGATACATTCAATGTCCTGATCAAGCCGAGGGACAGGTTCGGCAGGCACCCGAATGTAGATCCTTTCTTCACCGAGCTGACCGGCATTACCCAGGCGGACATCGACCGCGAAGGCCTTGCCCACGCCGAAGCACTGGAAAAATTCGCAGCCTTCGCAGAGGGGGCGAATTTCTGGTCCTGGGGCAAGGACGAACTCACCCTTCTGGCGATCAGTTCCTATATCGAAGGCCTGACACCACCTATCCCCGCCCGCCGCTTCGGCAACGCCATCGGCCTGATCTTGAATGCGGGCACCCCCGTTGAGGATATGGGCAAAATGACGAGCGGTCGTCTGGCGGAGTATTTTGGCCTAAAGACACCGGACGGGCGGCAACACGACGCTCTCGACGATGCCATGTCGGTTGCCGTGAGCCTGCAGCATCTTCTGAGGAGTGAGAAACTGACCGCCGAGGACTTCGCTCTGCCACTCGCGGTCCGGCTGCCAGAACTGTCGGAACACCGTTCAGCCTGA
- a CDS encoding FMN-dependent NADH-azoreductase: MTLLLRINSSSRQTGSHSTAIADHFEASYRRKHPDCRVITRNVADGSIPIIGQKTIEGFYTEPASMTADLKEATALSDKLIAELQEADTLLIAAPIYNFAVPAALKAWIDQIVRVGHTFSFDGNSFQGLAKTRRAVVISAYGAEGYLDGQPFAAANFVQPYLKFLLSFLGVEDIRFIAVQGTVADPEKVSASLLAARQECDLAA, from the coding sequence ATGACACTGCTTCTGCGCATCAATTCCAGTTCCCGCCAGACCGGCTCGCACTCCACCGCCATTGCCGATCATTTCGAGGCAAGCTACCGCCGCAAACATCCCGACTGCCGCGTCATCACGCGAAATGTTGCCGATGGCTCCATCCCGATCATCGGCCAGAAGACCATCGAAGGTTTCTATACCGAGCCCGCCTCCATGACCGCAGACCTGAAGGAAGCGACAGCCCTTTCCGACAAATTGATCGCCGAACTTCAGGAAGCCGACACCCTGCTGATTGCCGCGCCGATCTACAATTTCGCAGTTCCCGCGGCTCTCAAGGCCTGGATCGACCAGATCGTTCGTGTCGGGCACACATTTTCGTTTGACGGCAACAGCTTTCAGGGACTTGCAAAAACCCGGCGCGCGGTGGTGATTTCCGCCTATGGGGCCGAAGGCTATCTTGACGGCCAACCCTTTGCCGCGGCCAACTTCGTGCAGCCTTACCTCAAGTTCCTGTTGTCGTTCCTGGGCGTTGAGGATATCCGCTTCATTGCCGTGCAAGGCACCGTCGCCGATCCTGAAAAGGTCTCTGCCAGCCTTCTGGCCGCCCGGCAGGAATGCGATCTGGCTGCCTGA
- a CDS encoding MAPEG family protein — MPLTAKQHGVMKGMIAAVIVAATGLGLGAVQYPQDWLPDGSPQARLTLAAQCLLAGAFWLLLSIGLLARHRFFTPEDIDGSGLTSGTEKAKLLQAVLQNTLEQNTLAALTYIAFAALAPAGYLGALPAAALLFWCGRALFWNGYEKGAAARAFGFALTFYSTVLLFLAALAFSFF; from the coding sequence TTGCCCCTGACAGCGAAACAACATGGCGTCATGAAGGGCATGATCGCGGCGGTAATCGTCGCGGCCACCGGGCTTGGCCTTGGCGCCGTTCAGTATCCGCAGGACTGGCTGCCGGACGGCTCGCCGCAAGCGCGCCTTACGCTGGCAGCCCAATGTCTGCTGGCCGGCGCTTTCTGGCTGCTTTTGTCGATAGGCCTTCTGGCGCGGCATCGCTTTTTCACACCGGAGGATATCGACGGCAGCGGACTGACCTCAGGCACCGAAAAGGCCAAGCTGTTGCAGGCCGTGCTCCAGAACACGCTGGAACAGAACACGCTGGCCGCCCTTACCTACATCGCATTCGCAGCACTTGCCCCGGCCGGGTATCTCGGCGCTTTGCCTGCCGCCGCACTCCTGTTCTGGTGCGGACGCGCTCTGTTCTGGAACGGTTATGAAAAAGGCGCGGCCGCCAGGGCCTTCGGCTTTGCCCTGACATTCTATTCAACCGTTCTTCTGTTTCTGGCCGCCCTCGCTTTTTCCTTCTTTTGA
- a CDS encoding LysR family transcriptional regulator, whose product MDLQALKTILLVRDLGSLAAAARALDLDASNVSRTVSAIERELGQRLFQRSTRKLSLTEAGEAYLQRVAPLVEEIEAANEDIAARSQQPRGTLRMTASVAFVLEGIVPLLPVFHDRYPDISVELFPSDSNLDLLAEGLDLAIRLAAAPKGDLISTKLLQTHYRVVASQDYLEREGRPEAPGDLSARNCLCFALPDFRNAWRFRLGDDAPFDVEVSGRTTISSALALREAARLGLGPALLADWLIASDLKDGRLVDLFPDHTCAPANFETAAWILYPSRAYLPLKVRVMIDFLKTEFGRSGN is encoded by the coding sequence ATGGATCTGCAAGCCCTCAAGACAATTCTGCTCGTCCGCGACCTTGGCAGCCTGGCAGCTGCCGCGCGGGCGCTGGATCTCGATGCCTCGAATGTGTCCCGGACGGTTTCTGCAATCGAGCGGGAGCTTGGTCAGCGGCTTTTCCAGCGCAGCACACGCAAGCTGTCGCTGACGGAGGCGGGCGAAGCCTATCTCCAGCGGGTTGCGCCGCTTGTGGAGGAGATCGAGGCGGCGAACGAGGACATTGCCGCCAGAAGCCAGCAGCCACGGGGAACCTTGCGCATGACGGCGTCGGTTGCCTTCGTGCTGGAAGGAATCGTCCCGCTTCTGCCGGTGTTTCACGACCGGTACCCGGATATCTCGGTCGAGCTTTTTCCCTCCGACAGCAATCTCGATCTTCTGGCCGAAGGACTGGACCTTGCTATCCGCCTGGCTGCGGCGCCGAAAGGCGATCTCATTTCCACAAAGCTGCTGCAAACCCATTACCGGGTGGTGGCCTCGCAGGACTACCTTGAAAGGGAAGGGCGTCCGGAGGCGCCGGGTGACCTGTCTGCCCGAAATTGCCTGTGTTTTGCATTGCCGGATTTTCGCAATGCCTGGCGCTTCAGGCTTGGGGATGACGCGCCCTTCGATGTGGAAGTGTCCGGCAGAACGACAATTTCAAGCGCGCTTGCGCTACGCGAAGCAGCCAGGCTTGGCCTTGGTCCGGCATTGCTGGCCGACTGGCTGATTGCGAGCGACCTGAAGGACGGCAGGCTGGTCGATCTCTTTCCCGACCACACGTGTGCTCCGGCGAACTTTGAAACCGCCGCATGGATCCTTTATCCGAGCAGGGCCTATCTGCCACTCAAGGTGCGGGTGATGATCGATTTTCTGAAGACAGAGTTCGGACGTTCCGGGAACTGA
- a CDS encoding DUF2182 domain-containing protein — translation MDTVARLMPGHRAFWLTFYAAILVAWAILFAMQAGGLRETTDWQLTGLPMGQPLEAFLSLCSATAANAGFGVAALMWALMALAMMAPTAFPAFRTYAQLTQTAAAGILPLAALVGGYLAVWLGFSLLAGSLQVWLAEQSLLDPFGKSVSNPLNAALLLLAGAYQFSRLKQACLSSCRNPLTFFFSHWQPGARGGLSLGLRLGAVCLGCCWALMLLAFVAGTMNLAFMGGAMVLMTLEKLPDIGAKLTAPVGVFLILAGLVVLVLPLLLITI, via the coding sequence GTGGACACCGTTGCGCGGCTCATGCCTGGCCACAGAGCGTTCTGGCTGACCTTTTATGCCGCCATTCTGGTGGCCTGGGCCATCCTGTTCGCCATGCAGGCAGGCGGCCTGAGGGAAACCACGGACTGGCAGCTTACCGGGCTACCCATGGGGCAGCCGCTGGAGGCATTCCTGTCCCTGTGCTCGGCAACAGCCGCCAATGCCGGCTTCGGGGTCGCCGCCCTGATGTGGGCCCTGATGGCCCTGGCGATGATGGCACCAACAGCCTTTCCAGCTTTTCGCACCTATGCGCAGCTGACACAGACAGCCGCCGCAGGCATCTTGCCGCTGGCCGCGCTTGTGGGTGGGTATCTGGCTGTCTGGCTCGGATTTTCGCTTCTGGCCGGTTCTCTTCAGGTCTGGCTGGCGGAACAAAGCCTGCTCGATCCATTCGGCAAATCTGTTTCCAACCCGTTGAACGCAGCCCTGCTGCTGCTGGCGGGGGCTTATCAGTTCAGCCGCCTCAAGCAGGCCTGCCTCAGCTCCTGCCGGAACCCGTTGACCTTTTTCTTCAGCCATTGGCAGCCGGGGGCCCGGGGCGGGCTTTCGCTTGGCCTCAGGCTTGGCGCCGTCTGCCTTGGCTGCTGCTGGGCCTTGATGCTGCTCGCGTTTGTCGCCGGGACCATGAATCTCGCCTTCATGGGAGGCGCCATGGTGCTGATGACACTGGAAAAACTTCCCGATATCGGCGCGAAACTTACCGCGCCGGTCGGCGTTTTCCTCATTCTGGCCGGACTGGTCGTTCTGGTTCTGCCGTTATTACTAATAACCATATAG